The following is a genomic window from Chitinophaga caseinilytica.
GGATTGATGGAGCGGAGCGCGCGGTACACATTGAACTCGTCTCCGGTAAAGCTCCGCTGGAACCCGCGCGACAATACGATCTGGAAAACGTCTCCGCGGAAGCAGTGCTGGCGGCCTTTTTCGACCATTTCCATATACTGCTCGTCTGTCTGGTTAGAGGTTTCCTCGCCCTTTGCTGCAAACGAATAGGCGGGAACATCTTTGTTGCGGATGATGGATTCCACGAAATCGATCTCGGAATCCTGCCCGTCTACCAGGTTCTCGATCAGCGTCATTTCGTCTTTGAAATGGTTGATGGCGATCACGTACTGGTAGAAGCGGTACCGCATGAGGGGAATGGTGTTGCCGGCGGCGGGGCGTTTCCGGAAGGCGATCTTCTCGAAAAACTGGACGGAATCATACGTACTGTATCCGTACAGCCCTTTGCCGAAGGCGACGCCGTTGGCATCTTCCGGGAACTCGAAGCTTTTCAGGAACGCATCCATTTCACGCAGCACTTCGCTGCGGCCGCTGAGCTTTTTCCGCTCTACGGGCTGGCCGGGGTATTTGAACTCGAACACGTCGGTAGACGTAACTTCAATACCCGCAATGGGCTTGATGCCGATAAAGGAATAGCTATTATCTCCGGCGTTGGAATCGGTGCTCTCCAAGAGGATGGAGCCGGGGAACTTGTCGCGGATGCGGAGGTAAATGCCGACGGGGGTGAATACGTCTGCCAGCATTTGCCTGGATTGTGTTTTTACCTGGATTTTTTTCATTCGAGTTTATTTATTCGGATGCGGCCAAAAACGAAGAAGGCCCGCTGTGTACAGCGAGCCTTCTTTAAAGTATTTGAAATACAAACATGGCACTGCTACACAGCGGAGATATCCATTGCGTGCCACCAAAGTTTGTATGTGTTGTTCATTTTCATGATGAAAGCAAAGATGGAACGTTTTCCCGAAAAATGCAAATTTTATTTTGACCATTTTTAAAGGACACCTTTTGTGCTGGGAAGCTGCATATTATCGGGGTTCCGCTTTACCGCCATCTTGATGGCCTTGGCGAACGCCTTGAAGATCGCTTCGATCTTGTGGTGCTCGTTTTCCCCTTCCGCCTTGATGTTCAGGTTGGCGCGCGCGCCGTCCGTAAAGGATTTGAAGAAGTGGAAGAACATTTCCGTGGGCATCTCCCCTATCTTCTCCCGCTTGAACGCAGCATCCCACACGAGCCAGTTGCGCCCCCCGAAGTCGATGGCGGCCTGGGCCAGGCAATCGTCCATCGGCAGGCAGAAACCATATCTTTCCATGCCCTTCTTGTCGGCCAGCGCCATGGCGAAAGCCTCGCCCAGCGCGATGCCGGTATCTTCGATGGTATGATGTTCGTCGATATGCAAATCCCCTTTCGCATGTACTTTCATGTCGATACTGCCGTGCCGCGCGATCTGGTCGAGCATATGGTCGAAAAAGCCAAGCCCCGTCTGGATATCGGCCTTCCCGGTGCCGTCGAGGTTCAGCTCGATGCGGATGTCGGTTTCCTTGGTGGCACGAACATGGCTCACCGTCCGCAGCCCGATTTTCAGGAATTCGTAAATCTTCGCCCAGTCGGTGGTTTCGAGGGCTACTACGTCTTTCAGGTCGGCCCCGTCCACTTCCGCGGCGCCGAGGTTGGCGTCCTGCTTGAGCCAGATGGCCTTCGCACCGAGGTTCTGCGCCAGTTTCACGTCGGTAATGCGGTCGCCGATCACAAACGAGTTGGCGAGGTCGTATTCCCCGTTGAAATATTGCTGCAGCATCCCGATGCCCGGTTTGCGGGTGGGGAGATTGTCGGCCGGGAAGCTCCTGTCGATATGTTCCCGCACAAACACGATGCCTTCGCCGGCGAAGGTTTGCATGATATGGTTGTGCGCGGGATGGAAGGTTTCTTCCGGGAAACTGTCCGTCCCCATCCCGTCCTGGTTAGACACGAGCACCAGCTCGTAATCCAGTTCGGCGGCGATCTTGCCCAAATATTTGAACACTTTCGGATAGAACACCACTTTCTCCAGGCTGTCGATCTGGTAGGTGGGCGGCTGCTCCAGGATCATGGTGCCGTCGCGGTCGATAAAAAGTACGCGTTTCATTTAACTGGCGATATTTTGAAGGGCCTGCAATAAGGTTACGTTTTCTTCGGGTGTGCCGATGGTGATGCGCAGGCATCCGGCGCATAGCTCCACTTTGGAACGGTCGCGGACGATGATGCCCTGGTTGGTGAGGATGCTGTAAATCCCTTTGGCGTCGATCGTTTTCACGAGCAGGAAATTCGCGTCGCTGGGGTAAACTTTCTCTACGATAGACAACTTCGCCAGTTCCCCCGTCAGCTTTTCCCTTTCTTCCACCGTTTCCTTGATCCACGCATTTACCTGCTCCACGTTGCCGAGCGCCTCGAGCGCCAGCTCCTGCGAAGCCTGGTTGATGTTGTACGGCGGTTTGATTTTATTGAAGATATTGATGATATCCTCGCTGGCGAACGCCATCCCCATGCGCAACGCGGCCAGGCCCCAGGCCTTCGACAGCGTTTGCAGCACCACCAGGTTCGGATATTCGGTCAGTTCCTGGATGAAGGATTTGTGCCGGCTGAAATTGATGTACGCCTCATCCACCACCACGATCCCTTCGAAATTATTCAGGATCATTTCGATCGCTTCCTTATCGATCGCATTGGCCGTAGGGTTGTTGGGCGAACAGATGAAAATGAGTTTGGTATTTTCGTCGATGGCCGATTCGATCGCCTCCAGGTCCAGCTGAAAATCTTCCGTGAGCGGGGCTTTGCGGATTTCGATATCGTTGATGTTGGCAGACACTTCGTACATGCCGTACGTGGGCGGGCACAGCACCACGTTGTCTACACCCGGCCGGCAGAACGCGCGGTACAGGATATCGATCGCCTCATCGGACCCGTTGCCGAGGAAAATATTCTGGGGTGGAACGCCTTTGATATCCGCGAGGCGGTATTTCACCTTCCATTGCAGCGGATCGGGATAGCGGTGATAGTTGGTAGGAAGCGGGGACCCGAAACTGTTCTCGTTGGCGTCGAGATACACGGAGGCTTCGCCTTTGAACTCGTCGCGGGCGGAGGAGTACGGCGTGAGCCGTTTGATATTGTCTCTTAAAAGTGAATTCAGGTCGAACATGGTCGTATTACTTGAAAGATGAATCGTTTTGAATATACCGCACCCGGATGGAAACGGCCTGTTTGTGCGCATCGAGCCCTTCCGCTTCTGCCATGGCTTCGATGGCCGGGGCGATGGTTTGTAAACCTGCTGCGGTCAACCGCTGGAAGGTGATCTTTTTCACGAAGCTGTCTACACTTACGCCGCTGTACGCCGTGGCATAGCCGTTGGTGGGCAGGGTGTGATTGGTGCCCGAGGCATAATCGCCCGCGGATTCGGGGGAATAGTTGCCCAGGAACACGGAGCCGGCGTTCACGACCCTCGTGGCGAGGGCTTCGTCGTTTTCGCAGGCCATGATCAGGTGCTCGGGCGCGTAATCGTTGAGCATGTCCATGGCCTCGTCGCGGTCGCGCACCAGTACCAGCTTGCTGTTATCCAGCGCTTTTGCGGCGAGGTCGCGGCGCGGGAGTTTTTCCAGCTGTGCTTTAACTTCCGCTTCCACGGCCGAAATCACCGCTTCGGAAGTAGTCACCAGCAACACCTGGCTGTCTGCCCCGTGCTCTGCCTGCGACAGCAGATCCGCCGCCACAAAGGCTGGCACGCAGGCGTCGTCTGCAAAAACCGCCACTTCCGAAGGCCCGGCCGGCATATCGATGGCCGTACCCGCGGCATTGACGAGCTGTTTGGCGCAGGTCACGTACTGGTTGCCCGGCCCGAAGATCTTATAGACTTTCGGAACGGTTTCCGTGCCGTAGGCCATAGCGCCGATGGCCTGTACACCGCCCACGGAAAACACCTGTTTGATGCCCGTGAACCTTGCAGCCCAGAGCACCGCAGGGTGGATAACGCCGTCTTTACCCGGAGGCGTGCAGAGCACTATTTCGCTGCAACCCGCCAGCCGCGCGGGAATAGCGAGCATGAGGATGGTGGAGAACAATGGCGCGGTGCCGCCGGGAATATACAGCCCTACCTTCTCGATGCCGACCGGTTTGCGCCAGCATTGCACGCCGGGCATGGTTTCGATGACGGTTACGTCTTCGATCTGCGCGCGGTGGAATGCTTCGATGTTGGCGGCGGCGGTGCGGATGGCGTTTTTCAGGTCTTCGCCGAGGAGTTTGTCGGCGATCTCGAACGCTTCCGCCGGCACGGCGATGCTGGTGAGGGGAACTTTATCGAATTGAAGGGTGTATCGGCGAAGGGCTTCGTCGCCATACTTTTTAACGTCTGCCAGCACGGCGGAAACGGTGGCTTCCAGCTGGGAGTTGTCGAGCACGGGCCTTTGCAGGAGCGTGTTCCAGGTATTTTTTTCCGGGTAGCGGATGATTTGCATGACAGGCGTTTTTAGATGACCATTTTCTCGATGGGAACGACGAGGATGCCCTGTGCGCCGGCGGCTTTGAGGCTTTCGATGATATCCCAGAAATCGTTTTCGTTCAGTACGGAGTGAACGCTGCTCCATCCGGCTTCGGCGAGCGGCAGCACGGTGGGGCTCTTCATGCCCGGGAGCAGGCCGATGATCTCGGGCAGCTTGTCGTTGGGCGCGTTCAGCAGTACATATTTGGTATTCTTGGCCTTCTTCACCGCCTGGATGCGGAATACCAGCTTGGCGAGCAGCATTTTCTGCTCGGCGGTCAGCTTGCTGTTGGCTACCAGTACGGCTTCCGAGCGAAGCACGGTTTCCACTTCCTTGAGCCCGTTCATGAACAGGGTGGAGCCGCTGCTGACGAGGTCGCAGATGGCTTCGGCCAGCCCGATGCCCGGGGCGATTTCCACGGAGCCGCTGATCTCGTGGATCTCGGCCTGGATGCCTGCTTTCTTCAGAAAATCATTCACGATCACGGGGTAACTGGTGGCGATGCGCTTGCCATGCAGATCCTGCACGGTAGCATATTCCATCGATTTGGGCACGGCCATCGCCAGCCGGCACTTCCCGAAACCGAGTTTCTCTACGGTTTCGAGGGGATAGCCCTTTTCCAGCACCACATTCTCTCCCACGATCCCCAGGTCGGCCACGCCGTCTTCCACGTACTGCGGAATATCGTCGTCGCGCAGGAAGAACACTTCCAGCGGGAAATTCGTGGCCTCTGTCTTGAGTTTGTTCACGCCGTTATTGATGTCTATCCCGCATTCTTTCAGCAGTTTGATAGAGTCTTCGTGGAGGCGTCCTGATTTCTGAATGGCAATTCGCAGTTTCATGATGATTCCTGTTTGAAACAAAAAAGGCTTACCGGGAATCGGTAAGCCTTTCATGGTGAATATCTGTTTGCGTACAATTACAGCATCCCCTGCTTACCGGTTTGGCAAGTATGATGATGATGCGTATGTACGTTAATGTTCATGAGTATTTCTAAGTCGAGTGCAAAGGTAGGAAGTAATTCCAGATTTCAAACCATTCCGCCATTTTTTTGATAAAATCTCTTCCACATACTTGTTTGATGGAAATTTTCTAACAACCGGGCAATTTTACGACAGGTCTACCGAATAGAGGATTTTGAGCTGCCGGCGGAAAACGGCTGCCGGTGTGCACCTGAAAACGGCGTTTCGCAGCCCGATGAGCACCGGGTTTTGCAGCTGGGCCATATTGCCGAGGGTGCGTGAGCGGCGGATGATCATGCGCGTCCGGGCCAGCCGCCTGTTTTCATACGCGCGGAACGCGTCTTGCGGGTCCGTATGGCGGGACAGTTCCGCTGCCAGGATCACCGCGTCTTCGATCGCCTGGCAGGCGCCCTGGCCCATGTTGGGCGTGGTGGCGTGGGCGGCGTCTCCGATGAGGACGATATTACCATGATGGAAACGGTGCGTGGTGGGAAGATCGGCGATATCGCCCCAGATGAGCGGCAGGTCTTCGCTGGCTTTCAGGAGTTTTTGCACCCGTTCCGGGTAACCTGCGAAAATTTCGCTCAATTCCGCCGTGGTCATGGCTTTCATGCGGGCGTCCTGTGCGGGGGCGTTGATGCAGGCGAACCAATACACCCGGCCATTGGGCAATGGAATGATGCCGAAACGGCCCGCCCGGCCCAGGATCTCCTCCACTTCCCGGGCGATGGTCGTCCCTTCCGGTACCACGCACCGCCAGCAGGTGTAACCGGCGTAACGCGGCACCACTTCGGGCAGCACGGCGCGGCGCACGGCCGAGTGGATGCCGTCGGCCGCAATGAGGTAATCGGTTTCATGCTCGCTGCCGTCGTGGAAATGCAGGCGGATGGGGGATCGGGAGAGACTGGACGATTTGCCGGGCCCGGGCGTATTGCCGGTGATCCCTGGCTGCGAAGCGTGTTGCACCGGATTGGCGGCTTCCGTCGGCGTACTGCCTGTGGTTCCCGGCAGCGAAGCGGGGTACCCCGGATTGGTGGCGCCGGTTATTTCGAGGGATTCGAGGGCCTTACCGGTGAAAATCATCGAAGGATCGAGGTGAGACAGCAGTTGTTCGTGAAGATCGGCCCGGTGGATGACGAAGTTGTCCTGCCCATAAGCCCTGCTGACGCGGGTAGTGTCTGCATGCGTGAGCAGGGAATCCTTATCTGTGCGGAACGACAATCCATCGAGAAACTGCCCTTTCGCCACGATCCCCTTTTCGATCCCCAGCGCGGCCAAAGCGCGGATGGCGTTGGCGCCCAGCCCGATCCCCGCGCCAACGGGCCTCAGTTCCGGCGCGGCTTCGAAGATGAAGGGGTCTATCCCCCGCTGCCGCAGGGCGATGGCGGCCGTGAGCCCGGCGATGCCGCCGCCTATGATCGTGAATCGTTTTTGCATGTGGGTTACGATAGGGTTCGTGGTGTGAAGGTCAGTTTTTTTCCTGTTCGGCCATATGACTGTTATCAGTATTACGGTCGGGAAATCGCCCCTCCGCGCTTAAAAATCGTCCCTGTGGCTATTACGCCAGCTCGATATTCACACCCTAAAAGCCTTGTCTTGCTTACTTTCCATCCTGGCTATTCAATCACTAAGCCCGGTTGCTTGAAATCCGCGCCATTAAAGCCATTTTCCTGCTTTCCCATCGTGGCTTTGCCGGGAGACAAAATCGTGGAAAATCCGACCCGGCAAACACCAGGCAAAAAAACAGGGCCGGCGTGGCCGCTTCTTCAGCTGCCGGGCCGGCCCGTTTATGTTACGATCAACAAACAAATAGTCAGGTTTACATGGCGGAAACAATGACGATGCAAAGGTGCGGCAAGGCCAGGACACCGGCAAGCGCCGATTGATCAACCCTGCTGGGGAAATGACGAACGCCGGATATCAGAAAACCGGTACGGAATACGGCCGGTTCGTCTTAAATTGCCCCCTGTTATGGCATTCAGAAATTTTTTCCAGAACGGGCTTGTAGTGAACCTGCTGTTCCTCATCGTGTTAATGGTGGTGAATACGCTGGTAAACCTGCAGAACCCTGGGAATAACATGCAACTGTTCATCTACCAGAACGTTTCACTGGCGTTCATCTACATCATGTGCGTAGTGCACAACAAGTTCATTTTGCGGTTGCTGATCCTGAAAAACCAGTATTGGCAGTATATCTGGACGGTAGTAGGATGGCTGGCACTGGTGACGGCGGTGACCTACACCCTGCGCGTGTATGTTTTCAGGACGGATATAGAAGTGATGTGGCTGGGCGACCTGGGTTTCGCCGCCTCCTGCCTGCTCATCGGGGTGGGGATGTGGTTTTTATACCGCGGGGCAACCCTTCAAACGATGGAACTGCGCAACTCCCTGTTGCTCAAAGAAAAAGAATTGCAATACCTGCAAAGCCAGCTCAATCCGCATTTCTTCTTCAACACCCTCAATAACCTCTACGGCGTGAGCCTCCGCTATCCGAATAAAACGCCGGAACTGATCCTGAGCATCAGCGAACTGATGCGCTACCAACTGGAAAGCTCCCGCAAACAACTGGTGCCGCTGGAAGACGAGCTCCAGTTCATCCGCAACTACGTTCACCTCGAACGGGCCCGCGTGCGGCAGCGATGCCAGGTTACGTTC
Proteins encoded in this region:
- a CDS encoding sensor histidine kinase, whose amino-acid sequence is MAFRNFFQNGLVVNLLFLIVLMVVNTLVNLQNPGNNMQLFIYQNVSLAFIYIMCVVHNKFILRLLILKNQYWQYIWTVVGWLALVTAVTYTLRVYVFRTDIEVMWLGDLGFAASCLLIGVGMWFLYRGATLQTMELRNSLLLKEKELQYLQSQLNPHFFFNTLNNLYGVSLRYPNKTPELILSISELMRYQLESSRKQLVPLEDELQFIRNYVHLERARVRQRCQVTFKKKGHEKDLLITPLILIAFVENAFKYAPSSMSASYIKVELEIKGETLLLKIRNTVPSNKQSVSSTGVGLNNVRQRLALAYAKRHTLISYEENNIYYTELQLTLDRHANTPLPDRR
- the hisC gene encoding histidinol-phosphate transaminase; this encodes MFDLNSLLRDNIKRLTPYSSARDEFKGEASVYLDANENSFGSPLPTNYHRYPDPLQWKVKYRLADIKGVPPQNIFLGNGSDEAIDILYRAFCRPGVDNVVLCPPTYGMYEVSANINDIEIRKAPLTEDFQLDLEAIESAIDENTKLIFICSPNNPTANAIDKEAIEMILNNFEGIVVVDEAYINFSRHKSFIQELTEYPNLVVLQTLSKAWGLAALRMGMAFASEDIINIFNKIKPPYNINQASQELALEALGNVEQVNAWIKETVEEREKLTGELAKLSIVEKVYPSDANFLLVKTIDAKGIYSILTNQGIIVRDRSKVELCAGCLRITIGTPEENVTLLQALQNIAS
- a CDS encoding FAD-dependent monooxygenase: MQKRFTIIGGGIAGLTAAIALRQRGIDPFIFEAAPELRPVGAGIGLGANAIRALAALGIEKGIVAKGQFLDGLSFRTDKDSLLTHADTTRVSRAYGQDNFVIHRADLHEQLLSHLDPSMIFTGKALESLEITGATNPGYPASLPGTTGSTPTEAANPVQHASQPGITGNTPGPGKSSSLSRSPIRLHFHDGSEHETDYLIAADGIHSAVRRAVLPEVVPRYAGYTCWRCVVPEGTTIAREVEEILGRAGRFGIIPLPNGRVYWFACINAPAQDARMKAMTTAELSEIFAGYPERVQKLLKASEDLPLIWGDIADLPTTHRFHHGNIVLIGDAAHATTPNMGQGACQAIEDAVILAAELSRHTDPQDAFRAYENRRLARTRMIIRRSRTLGNMAQLQNPVLIGLRNAVFRCTPAAVFRRQLKILYSVDLS
- the hisD gene encoding histidinol dehydrogenase gives rise to the protein MQIIRYPEKNTWNTLLQRPVLDNSQLEATVSAVLADVKKYGDEALRRYTLQFDKVPLTSIAVPAEAFEIADKLLGEDLKNAIRTAAANIEAFHRAQIEDVTVIETMPGVQCWRKPVGIEKVGLYIPGGTAPLFSTILMLAIPARLAGCSEIVLCTPPGKDGVIHPAVLWAARFTGIKQVFSVGGVQAIGAMAYGTETVPKVYKIFGPGNQYVTCAKQLVNAAGTAIDMPAGPSEVAVFADDACVPAFVAADLLSQAEHGADSQVLLVTTSEAVISAVEAEVKAQLEKLPRRDLAAKALDNSKLVLVRDRDEAMDMLNDYAPEHLIMACENDEALATRVVNAGSVFLGNYSPESAGDYASGTNHTLPTNGYATAYSGVSVDSFVKKITFQRLTAAGLQTIAPAIEAMAEAEGLDAHKQAVSIRVRYIQNDSSFK
- the hisB gene encoding bifunctional histidinol-phosphatase/imidazoleglycerol-phosphate dehydratase HisB, with the translated sequence MKRVLFIDRDGTMILEQPPTYQIDSLEKVVFYPKVFKYLGKIAAELDYELVLVSNQDGMGTDSFPEETFHPAHNHIMQTFAGEGIVFVREHIDRSFPADNLPTRKPGIGMLQQYFNGEYDLANSFVIGDRITDVKLAQNLGAKAIWLKQDANLGAAEVDGADLKDVVALETTDWAKIYEFLKIGLRTVSHVRATKETDIRIELNLDGTGKADIQTGLGFFDHMLDQIARHGSIDMKVHAKGDLHIDEHHTIEDTGIALGEAFAMALADKKGMERYGFCLPMDDCLAQAAIDFGGRNWLVWDAAFKREKIGEMPTEMFFHFFKSFTDGARANLNIKAEGENEHHKIEAIFKAFAKAIKMAVKRNPDNMQLPSTKGVL
- a CDS encoding anthranilate synthase component I family protein, encoding MKKIQVKTQSRQMLADVFTPVGIYLRIRDKFPGSILLESTDSNAGDNSYSFIGIKPIAGIEVTSTDVFEFKYPGQPVERKKLSGRSEVLREMDAFLKSFEFPEDANGVAFGKGLYGYSTYDSVQFFEKIAFRKRPAAGNTIPLMRYRFYQYVIAINHFKDEMTLIENLVDGQDSEIDFVESIIRNKDVPAYSFAAKGEETSNQTDEQYMEMVEKGRQHCFRGDVFQIVLSRGFQRSFTGDEFNVYRALRSINPSPYLFYFDYGDYKLMGSSPEAQLIIKDRKAVIHPIAGTFRRTGNDEQDAKLAAELLEDPKENAEHVMLVDLARNDLSRHATDVEVETYRQIKYYSHVIHLVSEVTGQLPKDAVPFDILAATFPAGTLSGAPKYKAMELIDSYEPTARGFYGGCVGFVGFNGDFNHAIMIRSMLSRNNTLYYQAGAGVVAKSVASSELQEVNNKLNALKQAIIKAQNI
- the hisG gene encoding ATP phosphoribosyltransferase, translating into MKLRIAIQKSGRLHEDSIKLLKECGIDINNGVNKLKTEATNFPLEVFFLRDDDIPQYVEDGVADLGIVGENVVLEKGYPLETVEKLGFGKCRLAMAVPKSMEYATVQDLHGKRIATSYPVIVNDFLKKAGIQAEIHEISGSVEIAPGIGLAEAICDLVSSGSTLFMNGLKEVETVLRSEAVLVANSKLTAEQKMLLAKLVFRIQAVKKAKNTKYVLLNAPNDKLPEIIGLLPGMKSPTVLPLAEAGWSSVHSVLNENDFWDIIESLKAAGAQGILVVPIEKMVI